One Thermodesulfovibrionales bacterium genomic window, TCGCTGGAGGCCTTATCGTGTTGTTCTTCCATGAACTTCTCGTACTCTTTCATCTGCTCTTCAGTAAGAATCTTACTTAGCTTGATATCAGTGGTCCATCGGAGCTTCTGCAGTTCCATCTTTATAGCCTGTCTGTCCTGCGTGTCGCTTTTGAGTATCTCTCCGCGCTTTGCCAGGTTGTCTTCAATGATCGGTCGTATTCTTGCTTCCTGTTCTGCACTCAGGTTAAGGCGCCCCTTCAATTGAGCAATAACCTCATCAGGCGAAGCATTTCTGCTTAATCCATCTCCGGCCTGCACTGAAAAAGGCTGGCTCATGAAGACCGCAGTAAGAAACAGGACGTACACTCCCAAGGTGAGGGATTTTAGGAGGGCCCTATTGCTTATGAGAAGCGAACCGCATCTCAATGCGGCCATTAAGGTTTCGGCGGATGGGTCACCATTCATAAATCCTCCTCCTATGCTATAGCCTCTCGAGTCACCGTTGCTACCTGAAACACGAAAACGATAGCACATCGAAATACTCACATCACAGAACTCCTCAAACCGTCTCTTCCTTGCTCATGCTTGTTTATTTTCATAAACCAACAGACGCTTCAAAGCGTTGGATGGTTACACATTTTTTTCCATGGCATGTGAGGTGAGGAAATTATTCTCTTCGGTGAAGATATTCCTCTTCTTCTCATGCATTCTCCTCGGTACGAAAACCAGCCGCGCTGCAGACAGTTGAACAATATTAAGGACTTGCTATAATGATCAATATACCCTGGAAGAGAGAGGATCGTCGTGTCGAGAAAGACGCTGCCCATGTTCATTGTCTCGTTGATGCTCGTGCTTGTCAGTGAGGCCCCATCCGCCGAGCTCGCAGTGCAGAGCGGTGAGGCGCTTTTTCAGAAGAACTGTGCGATCTGCCACCCCAAGGGAGGCAATATCTTCAACAAGGAGAAGACCCTGTGGAAGAAGGACCGCGAAGCAAACGGGATAATGACTGCTCAGGACATTATCAAGAAGATGAGAAACCCGGGGGCCTTTGACGTCCACCCCAACAAGTTCACGGGCATGACGGTCTTTGACGCGAGGACCCTCTCCGAATCCGACGCCGCAAAGATCGCCGACTATATCCTGAAGACCTTTGACTAGGCCACAGTCCACTTTCGTCAAGGGCGGAGTTTGACTGGGCTCTTGAGGGGAATCTCAGGGCAATCACCGAGCTAATCTTTATAAAGCGTCAACAATAAGCAGGTTTCGGAACAGACTAATTCAACGGCTCTGACGGTCGATTTCTCTGTAAACAAAGTCGGAAATCTCCCCGATGGTAGTGTCAAGATATTCCGGAACCGGACCTGAGGTCATGACGCACAAAAGATAGGGATGGCTCGGATAATAAACGATTCCGCAATCATGCAACTGTTTTATCCCGTTTATCTTCCGCAAACCGAACTTGTGCGCGACTTTAATACTGGAAGGCACTCCAGAAACCAACCCTTTTGTGTAGTCGGTTTTCGTCAGATATTCCAAAGCTTTTTCTGAATCATTCTTAGTCAGGTATGAGGCATTGAAAAGAATTCGGAAAAATGATGCATAGGACTCGGTCGACAGCACGTATTTGTTTTGGTCGTTAAGATCATAGGGATCGGCTATGCCCAAGTCGTCATAGACCTGTCTGAGATAACGAGAGTCCACTGCGTCTTCAAGGAGCAATGAAGACACATTATCCGAATATTCGATCATTCTCCTCAGCAGTTCCTCAATAGTATAGGATCTTCCAAACACTAATGGCTCAGCCACATCAGTATTTTGAGCTGACTTCAGTTCTGGTTTGTCATAGACGATCTTTCTTTGCAGGATTTTGGGGTCATTCTCTGACATCTTCAGGACAGACATCATCTCTGGCACCTTGAGCAAGCTTGCCGGATAAAAGTGTTCAGTTCTCCCTATGGTGAACGCGAGCCCGTCATTGAGCTCACGGAAATATAGTGAGACTTCATCGCCCCATTCTTTATGCAACTTACCTTGTATCAAATTTTGGACCCTGTCTTTAATCGGCTTAAGCTCGTTCTCTTCAATCTCATTTTGAGCTTGCTCGCATTCCAGCAGGGGATTGATGTACTTCCAGCTTCCTTCTCTGATTTCGTGTGCCGTATGCATCGGTCTTGCAGGAATGAGGCCTCTCAACATAAACCCGACGGAGAATGCGAGAAGCATGGTCACCGATGGTTTCAGATAGTTACGAAGTATATTCTTAGATGCAAGATTAGGGCTCATGTCATTCTTAACGACTGCAACTCAACATCAGGACAGGAGCTTTGCAGCGTCTTTTGCGAAATAGGTGAGGATGAGGTCAGCGCCGGCGCGCTTTATAGAGGTGAGGATCTCGATCATGAGCCTCTCCTCGTCGACCCAGCCCAGCTGGGCTGCGGCCTTGACGAGAGAGTATTCTCCGCTCACGTTATAGGCGGCAACGGGGACATCAAAGGAATCTCTCACATCGGATATGATGTCGAGGTAGGAAAGGGCCGGTTTCACCATCACGATATCAGCGCCTTCTTCGATGTCGAGGGCGACTTCCTTCAGTGCCTCCCTCCTGTTCGCCGGGTCCATCTGGTACGAGCGCCGGTCTCCAAACTGAGGCGTAGATTCTGCAGCCTCCCTGAAGGGGCCGTAAAAGGCCGAGGCATACTTGGCCGCATAAGACATGATGGGGAGTTGAGCGTATCCCTCCTCGTCAAGGGCGAGTCTGATAGCCTCAACCCTGCCGTCCATCATATCGGAGGGGGCGACCATATCGGCGCCAGCCTTCGCGTGAGAGATCGCCTCCTTTGCAAGGAGTTCCAAGGTCGGATCATTCACAACATCGCCTTTTTCGATGATACCGCAGTGACCGTGGCTGGTATATTCGCACATGCAGACATCGGTTATGACATAGAGATCGGGCACTGCATCCTTTATTGTGCGGATGGCGTTCTGAACAACTCCCTGGTCGTCATAAGCGCCTGAACCTGTCTCGTCTTTGTGCTCAGGAATGCCGAAGAGGATCACCGAAGGGATGCCGAGGGAACGGATTTCCTTTGCATGCTTTCCGACATGATCGAGGGACTCCTGAAAGCATCCCGGCATGGAGGGTATCCCTTTTTTCACTCCCCTGCCGTGCGTGACGAAGAGGGGACAGATAAAATCATCGGGCGACAGTGAGGTCTCCCTCACCATCCGCCTGATGACCTTATTCGACCTTAGTCTGCGGGGCCTGTGGATCGGAAACATGAGCGTGATGCAGGACTATCCGCAGCTGGCGCAACCGGAGCCGCAAGACGACGACGGCTGCCCGGTAATGACAAACCCCTGCCTCTCACCATCATCGACAAAATCGATCTCCATGCCCTTCAGGTTCCGGGACGCATTTTGGTCAACAAAGACCCTGAGCCCGTTCTTCTCCACAATATCGTCGCCTTCGGCAGGCCTCTCGTCTATATCCATTCCATAGGACGGACCACAACAACCACCCTCTGCCATATAGATCCTGAGCCCCCATGAATCTTTCCCTTCAGCAACGAGAATCTCCTTTGCTTTTTCTGCAGCCGCATCTGATATCTTAACCACAAAAACCTCCTTTTATTTCCCCCTGAACCATCGCTTCCGACGGAGGATCTTATCTTTTAGCTTAAAATTAACTACCACGAAAAAGCAACCCGTCAGGAAGGAACGCTCTCCTATGGCGGCACTTTGAAACTGGTCGGCATTCCCGAGGGGATTCAGGAGATCTTCAGTTTCTCGAAGCTGGACAGGGTCTTTGAGATATACGGGACCCTTGATGATGCCTTCGGCCCCAGAGAGCTTCTCGGATACCGGTCCCCGAAGCTCATGAATTATGTCCAGCCGGCCTTCCAAAAACAAAAGAGGCACCGATCACTCAGTGCCTCTTCCTGTCTCAGAAAGAGAGGGACTACTTCTTTTCAGCAGGCTTCTTCTCTTCCATCTTTGCCGGAGCCATTTCCTTCTTCTCCGTCTTCTTCTCGGCCTTCTTCGTAACGTGTGTCGCTACGTTCTTGCCGTCCATCTCTTTGTACTTCACGGTGACCTTGTCGCCCACCTTGATGTCAGCAAGCTTTGCTGCTGCCTTGTCCTCGACGGAGAGGGCAACCTCAGCCTTTTTTCCTTTGACGGTAAGGGTCTTTGCTGCTGCGTCGACTGCGAGAACTTCACCGGTTACCTGCTTTACCTTCGCAGGCGCCTTCTTCTCAGCCTTTGCAGGAGCCATTTCCTTCTTCTCCATCGGAGCTGCGGGAGCAGGAGCTGCCTGCTCAGCTGCGAATGCAAGACCCACAACGGAGAGGACAAAGAGAACTGATACGATAATAGCTATGACCTTCTTCATGAAATCACCTCCTTTCTATAGTTGATAATTTCTCCTACCGGGATACTATACAAGATATGTGCCAGAAATCCAAATACGTCGGTTTTGTTGCAGAAAGGCCTGAATAAGGGGCTCCGCATGACGGGCTGAAAAACGAGGCCGAGGGGCGCATGTACCATTTAGGAAGACTCTTCCCTTTTTAGGGAAGATCCCTCAAGGTTGAACTTCTCCCACCGGTACCAGAAGGTCTTGTAACTCATGCCGAGGAGGCGTGCGGCCTTCGCGGCCACGTTATTGGCCTTGTTCATAGCCTTTTTCAGGAGGTCTTTTTCGAGCTCCTCAAAATTGATGCCCTCCTCAGGGATCTCGATATCGAAGGCATCATGCTGATGAGAGGACCTCAGCTCGCTCTTTATGTCCTTCAGCCTTATCGAATCCGACTCGCACATGAGAACTGCCCTTTCGATTACCGATTCAAGCTGGCGTATGTTGCCGGGCCAGTGATATTCGATGAGAGACTTCATGGCGCTCTCTTCTATTCCCTTTATCCTCTTGCCGAATTCGTTGTTGTACCGCTCAAGGAAGTAGGCAACGAGATCGGGAATATCCTCATCTCTCTCCCGCAGAGGCGGAAGATCGATGGCGACCACCCTCAGGCGGTAGTAAAGGTCTTCCCTGAACCTGCTGTTCTTCATCTCCTTCTCGAGGTCCTTGTTTGTTGCAGCGATGATCCTCACATCAACCTTTATGGAATCCCTTCCCCCGATCCTTCTTACCTCCCTTTCCTGAAGGACCCTCAGGATCTTTGACTGGGTCATCGGCGGAAGGTCTCCGACTTCATCGAGGAACATCGTCCCACCGTTTGAAGCTTCGAAGAGCCCGGTCTTCCTGGTCGTGGCCCCGGTAAAGGCTCCCGGTTCATAGCCGAACAACTCGCTCTCAAGGAGACTCTCAGGGATGGCCGCACAGTTGATCGCCGTAAAGGGCTTTGTGCTCCTGGGGCTGTTGTAATGGATCGCGCGCGCAACGAGTTCTTTGCCTGTCCCACTCTCACCGAGGATAAGGACTGTCACAGGACTGTGGGAGACCTTCCTGATGATATGGATGACATCATCCATCACCTTCGAATGCCCCACGATCCCCTCGATACTGAACCTTTCGGTGAGAGCACGCTGGAGTTCCTGGTTCTTCCTCAGGAGATCGCTCTTCTCCAGGGCATGCTTTACATTGAGCAACACCCTGTCTTTCGCAAGGGGCTTTTCGAGATACCCGTAGGCCCCTCTCTGCATTGCTTCCACGACCGAGGGTATTGTGCCGTAGGCGGTCATGATGAGCACTTCAGGGGACAGTTTCTGGGATTTTATCCTTTCAAGAAGCTCGACTCCGTCCATCCCCTCCATCTTAAGATCTGTCAGAACAACGTCGGGATTGTACGTCTTGACAAGTTTCAGCGCCTCTTCCCCCGATGACGCAGCATGGGTCTCGTATCCTTCCTCTGAAAGAATGGTCTTGAGAATGTCCCTCTGCAATGGTTCGTCATCTACAACAAGGACAACAGCCATAGTATTCTCACCCCTCGGGTACCAACGTCTACGACAACGGCAGGGTTATCATCACCGTGCTTCCTTTACCCTCGCCGCTCTGAAAATCTATCTTTCCTTGATGCTCTTCGATGATCCGCTTCGTTGTAGCGAGTCCCAGACCAAGGCCATCACTCTTGGTCGTATAAAAGGGCTCAAAGATCCTCGAAAGGTTCTCCCTGGGAACTCCCTTGCCCGTGTCGCTGACAGAGAGAAAAAACTTCCCATTGTCCCTGCCTGTCCTGATCCTGAGCGTACCGCCTTCGGGCATCGCCTGAAAGGCGTTCAGCACCACATTCATGATACAGGTCTTGATGAGTTCGGGGTCTATGGTAACGTCAGGGCTAAAGGCACAGTCTTCGTCTATGACAACCCGTTCGGAATCGGCCTTGGCCTTGATGATCCCGACGATATCGTGGAGCAAGGGGTTGATGGGCATACGCCGCAGATTGAGCTTTAAGGGCCTGCCGTAGTCGAGAAAATCGGTAACGAGCTTATTCAGTCGGTGGATCTCGTGTTTTATGCCTGATACGAGGGTCACAAAATCCTTTGCCACGTCGTCCTGCTCGGGACGGTACTTGGTCCCTATATGGTCAATGCTGAGGCTAATGAAGTTCAGAGGGTT contains:
- a CDS encoding c-type cytochrome, which translates into the protein MSRKTLPMFIVSLMLVLVSEAPSAELAVQSGEALFQKNCAICHPKGGNIFNKEKTLWKKDREANGIMTAQDIIKKMRNPGAFDVHPNKFTGMTVFDARTLSESDAAKIADYILKTFD
- a CDS encoding serine hydrolase — protein: MSPNLASKNILRNYLKPSVTMLLAFSVGFMLRGLIPARPMHTAHEIREGSWKYINPLLECEQAQNEIEENELKPIKDRVQNLIQGKLHKEWGDEVSLYFRELNDGLAFTIGRTEHFYPASLLKVPEMMSVLKMSENDPKILQRKIVYDKPELKSAQNTDVAEPLVFGRSYTIEELLRRMIEYSDNVSSLLLEDAVDSRYLRQVYDDLGIADPYDLNDQNKYVLSTESYASFFRILFNASYLTKNDSEKALEYLTKTDYTKGLVSGVPSSIKVAHKFGLRKINGIKQLHDCGIVYYPSHPYLLCVMTSGPVPEYLDTTIGEISDFVYREIDRQSR
- the hemB gene encoding porphobilinogen synthase, which codes for MFPIHRPRRLRSNKVIRRMVRETSLSPDDFICPLFVTHGRGVKKGIPSMPGCFQESLDHVGKHAKEIRSLGIPSVILFGIPEHKDETGSGAYDDQGVVQNAIRTIKDAVPDLYVITDVCMCEYTSHGHCGIIEKGDVVNDPTLELLAKEAISHAKAGADMVAPSDMMDGRVEAIRLALDEEGYAQLPIMSYAAKYASAFYGPFREAAESTPQFGDRRSYQMDPANRREALKEVALDIEEGADIVMVKPALSYLDIISDVRDSFDVPVAAYNVSGEYSLVKAAAQLGWVDEERLMIEILTSIKRAGADLILTYFAKDAAKLLS
- a CDS encoding iron-sulfur cluster assembly accessory protein, giving the protein MVKISDAAAEKAKEILVAEGKDSWGLRIYMAEGGCCGPSYGMDIDERPAEGDDIVEKNGLRVFVDQNASRNLKGMEIDFVDDGERQGFVITGQPSSSCGSGCASCG
- a CDS encoding sigma-54 dependent transcriptional regulator: MAVVLVVDDEPLQRDILKTILSEEGYETHAASSGEEALKLVKTYNPDVVLTDLKMEGMDGVELLERIKSQKLSPEVLIMTAYGTIPSVVEAMQRGAYGYLEKPLAKDRVLLNVKHALEKSDLLRKNQELQRALTERFSIEGIVGHSKVMDDVIHIIRKVSHSPVTVLILGESGTGKELVARAIHYNSPRSTKPFTAINCAAIPESLLESELFGYEPGAFTGATTRKTGLFEASNGGTMFLDEVGDLPPMTQSKILRVLQEREVRRIGGRDSIKVDVRIIAATNKDLEKEMKNSRFREDLYYRLRVVAIDLPPLRERDEDIPDLVAYFLERYNNEFGKRIKGIEESAMKSLIEYHWPGNIRQLESVIERAVLMCESDSIRLKDIKSELRSSHQHDAFDIEIPEEGINFEELEKDLLKKAMNKANNVAAKAARLLGMSYKTFWYRWEKFNLEGSSLKREESS